A part of Salvelinus fontinalis isolate EN_2023a unplaced genomic scaffold, ASM2944872v1 scaffold_0420, whole genome shotgun sequence genomic DNA contains:
- the LOC129845990 gene encoding guanine nucleotide-binding protein G(I)/G(S)/G(O) subunit gamma-12-like, whose product MSEKVCSNNSVMQARRTVEQLRVEASMERIKISTAAAQLVQYCQEHSRSDPLLTGISASSNPFKDKKTCVLL is encoded by the exons ATGTCAGAGAAGGTGTGCAGCAATAACAGTGTGATGCAGGCACGGAGGACTGTGGAACAACTACGAGTGGAGGCAAGCATGGAGAGGATCAAG ATCTCCACAGCAGCTGCCCAGCTGGTACAGTACTGTCAGGAGCACAGTCGCAGTGACCCCCTCCTCACCGGCATCTCTGCCTCCTCCAACCCCTTCAAAGACAAGAAGACCTGTGTCCTGCTGTAG
- the LOC129845988 gene encoding F-box/WD repeat-containing protein 9-like, which produces MAEPRVTVGQDEAGAGRGEKEAKSAPLKQPSNEASRPAQLGLPPGSQLPSAEPSPSPSAEGSGLLSLPWEMVARIASHLPAQCVITVLPQVCHALGNVGKDSTAWQLRARRLTGPRASFPVGPRDGFDWPSACLEMEELIACWTGQGERAAREAEQAEREREVERAQERQRDRDALAEEGIGEWEEVEEGRPQVDEGVEEVGFHEEGVMAVPWDGEELMEEGEMQQDREGDLPMGVGEGEERQEAAAEAMMLEEERDDEQGVLEAIEVEERVGVLADRDGQDDIAGPRLGTDGERNGSSRAPSPPPALERLSLPSGHIAEVNSVLLVGGDGAVCASGSRDRNVNLWDLRDGGSTGRLLHTLGGQGLFSTHKGWVWCLAARGPLLASGSFDSTVRLWDLGAQGAERGLIRARAAVLCLALPQKDVLLAGTYDKKVSVYDTRVAEPLVKSLRLHSNAVLCLVADEQYILSGSKDRTVVIYDRRAGKTLQKLQLSSYLLSMCYSDSEVWAGDNRGMLHAFSMQAGFFKPLSQFDVGHTSLVTGIHRSPGSLYTCSADRTIKVHLPCAPPRTLCTLHHQAGVNGLSVEAGVLAIASGEMCVEVWRARR; this is translated from the exons ATGGCCGAGCCTCGGGTCACTGTGGGGCAAGATGAGGCAGGGGctgggagaggggagaaagaagcTAAATCGGCACCACTGAAACAGCCCTCCAATGAAGCCTCCAGGCCTGCACAACTAGG GCTTCCCCCAGGCTCTCAGCTCCCTTCTGCTGAACCGAGCCCCTCCCCGTCTGCTGAAGGAAGCGGCTTGCTGTCGTTGCCGTGGGAGATGGTGGCTCGCATCGCCTCGCACCTCCCGGCACAGTGTGTCATCACGGTCCTGCCACAG gtgtgtcacgccctgggaAATGTGGGTAAGGACAGCACGGCGTGGCAGTTGCGGGCACGCAGGCTAACTGGTCCCAGAGCTTCCTTCCCCGTGGGGCCACGGGATGGCTTCGACTGGCCCTCGGCCTGCCTGGAGATGGAGGAGCTGATCGCTTGCTGGACGGGCCAGGGGGAGAGGGCCGCCAGGGAGGCCgagcaggcagagagggagagagaggtggagagggccCAGGAGAGGCAAAGGGATAGAGATGCCCTGGCAGAGGAAGGGATTGGAGAgtgggaggaggtggaagagggcAGGCCCCAAGTGGATGAAGGGGTAGAGGAGGTGGGTTTTCATGAGGAAGGCGTGATGGCGGTACCGTGGGATGGGGAGGAGttgatggaggagggagagatgcagcAAGATAGGGAAGGGGATCTACCGATGGGAgttggggagggagaggagaggcaggaggctGCAGCCGAGGCCATGAtgttggaggaggagagagatgatgaACAAGGTGTCCTGGAGGCCatcgaggtggaggagagagtgggagttTTGGCGGATAGAGACGGTCAAGATGACATAGCGGGCCCGAGATTGGGAACAGATGGGGAGAGAAACGGGTCCAGCCGTGCTCCCAGTCCTCCTCCAGCCCTGGAGCGCCTCTCCCTCCCCTCGGGACACATCGCTGAGGTCAACTCGGTCCTCTTGGTAGGGGGCGACGGGGCGGTGTGTGCCTCAGGCTCCCGGGACAGGAACGTGAACCTGTGGGACCTACGGGATGGGGGCTCCACGGGCAGGCTGCTCCATACACTGGGGGGCCAGGGCCTCTTCAGCACCCACAAAGGCTGGGTGTGGTGCCTGGCGGCCCGGGGACCCCTGCTGGCCTCGGGCTCCTTCGACAGCACAGTGAGGCTATGGGATCTGGGTGCCCAAGGGGCTGAGAGGGGCCTAATCAGAGCCCGGGCTGCCGTGCTCTGCCTGGCCCTCCCCCAGAAGGACGTGCTGCTGGCTGGCACCTATGACAAGAAGGTCAGCGTCTACGACACAAGAG TGGCGGAGCCTCTGGTGAAGAGCCTACGTCTCCATAGCAACGCGGTGCTTTGCCTGGTAGCAGACGAGCAGTACATCCTATCTGGGAGTAAAGACCGCACTGTGGTCATCTACGACCGAAGAGCAGGGAAAACCCTACAGAAACTACAG cTGAGCTCCTATCTGCTGTCAATGTGCTACAGTGACAGTGAGGTGTGGGCGGGGGACAACCGGGGCAtgctccatgccttctccatgcaGGCCGGTTTCTTCAAGCCCCTCTCCCAGTTTGACGTGGGACACACCTCACTGGTCACCGGCATCCACAGGTCCCCTGGGAGCCTCTACACCTGCTCCGCTGACCGCACCATCAAG GTGCACCTCCCCTGTGCCCCTCCAAGGACGCTGTGCACACTGCACCACCAAGCAGGCGTCAATGGG tTGAGTGTGGAAGCAGGAGTGCTGGCTATCGCATCAGGAGAAAtgtgtgtggaggtgtggagggccAGAAGGTGA